The genomic interval CGCCTTCAGGTCCGGTTCCGTGGACGGAGCCTGGGTGCCCGAGCCGACCGCGTCGCGGCTGGTCGCGCAGGGCGGCAAGGTGCTGCTGGACGAGTCGTCGCTGTGGCCGGGCGGCAGGTTCGTGATCACGAACATCGTCGTCCGGCAGGAGTTCCTCGACAAGCACCCCAAGGCCGTCGAGGCGGTGCTGCGGGCGTCCGTCGAGTCCAACCGGTGGATCAACGCCCACCCGGAGGAGGCCAAGGAGGCCGCCAACGCGCGGCTCGCGGCCGACACCGGCAAGCCGCTGCCCGCCGAGGTGCTCGACCCGGCCTGGGAGTCGATCACGTTCCTGGACGACCCGCTGGCATCCACCCTCAAGGCGCAGGCGGGCCACGCCGTCGAGGCGGGCCTGCTGGAGCAGCCGGACCTGAAGGGGATCTACGACCTCTCCCTGCTCGGCAAGGTCCTCCGGGCGGCCGGCCGGCCCGCCGTCGACGACGCCGGACTCGGCGTCCAGCCCTGACCCCGCACGCTTCCCAGGAGGTGACGACCATGGCCACGACCCTCGCCAAGGCCGCCGACGGCACGCAGTCGGCCACGCACGCGGCCCGCATCGAGCACGTCTCGAAGTCCTTCGCGGGCCCCGCGGGACAACAGCTCGTGCTGGACGACATCAGCCTCGACGTCGCCCCCGGCGAGTTCGTCACCCTCCTCGGCGCCTCCGGCTGCGGCAAGTCCACCCTGCTCAACCTGGTCGCCGGCCTCGACCGGCCCACCGCCGGAGCCATCACCACCGACGGCCGCCCCGCCCTGATGTTCCAGGAACACGCCCTGTTCCCCTGGCTCACCGCCGGCAAGAACATCGAACTCGCCCTGAAACTGCGCGGCGCACCCAAGAACGAACGGCGTGAGCGCGCCGAACAGCTGCTGGAGCTGGTCCGCCTGGGCGGCGCCCACGGCAAGCGCGTCCACGAGCTGTCCGGCGGCATGCGCCAGCGCGTCGCCCTCGCCCGCGCCCTCGCCCAGGAGAGCCGGCTGCTGCTGATGGACGAGCCGTTCGCCGCGCTCGACGCCATCACCCGCGACGTCCTGCACGACGAACTCACCCGCATCTGGCGCGAGACCGGCCTGTCGGTGCTGTTCGTCACCCACAACGTCCGCGAGGCCGTCCGCCTCGCCCAGCGCGTGATCCTGCTGTCCTCACGCCCCGGCCGCATCGCCCGGCAGTGGACCGTGGACATCCCGCACCCGCGCCGCATCGAGGACACCGCCGTGGCGGAGCTGTCCGTCGAGATCACCGAGCAACTCCGTGGGGAGATCCGCCGACATGGCCAGCACTGACACCACTACTCCCGGGGACACCGGCGATCTCGCCGGACTGGAAGCGGGCCTGGACGCACTGGAGACGGTGCAGACCACCCGCAAGCCGCTGCGGCAGACCCTCACCCAGAAGGTCCTCCCCCCGGTCGTCGCCGTCGCGCTCGTGCTGGCCGTGTGGCAGTCCCTGATCACCTTCGAGGTCGTCGACGACCCCACCAAGCTGCCCGCGCCCGCCGACGTCTGGCACGTGCTGGAGAAGGCCTGGCTGCAGGGCGAACTCCTCGGCTACATCTGGACCTCGGTCTCCCGCGGCCTGCTCGGCTTCTGCCTCGCCCTGCTCATCGCCACCCCCCTCGGTCTCCTCCTCGCCCGCGTCAGACTGATCCGCGCCGCGATCGGCCCGATCCTGTCCGGTCTGCAGTCCCTGCCCTCGGTCGCCTGGGTCCCGCCCGCCGTCATCTGGCTCGGCCTGAACAACCAGATGATGTACGCGGTCATCCTCCTGGGCGCGGTCCCCTCCATCGCCAACGGACTGCTCTCCGGCGTCGACCAGGTCCCGCCCCTGTTCCAGCGCGCCGGCCGCACCCTCGGCGCCACCGGCCTCAAGGGCACCTGGCACATCACCCTGCCCGCCGCCCTCCCCGGCTATGTCGCCGGACTGAAGCAGGGCTGGGCCTTCTCCTGGCGCTCCCTCATGGCCGCCGAGATCATCGCCTCCTTCCCCGACCTCGGCGTCGGCCTCGGACAGCTCCTGGAGAACGGCCGCAACGCCAGCGACATGGCCATGGTCTTCGAGGCGATCCTGCTCATCCTCACCGTCGGCATCGCCATCGACCTGCTGATCTTCAGCCCCCTCGAACGACGGGTCCTGCGCACCCGCGGACTCCTGGTGAAGAGCTGAGGTGCGGATGATGCTGCGTCGTCCTGTCCTTCTCGTCGTCGCCCACGGCAGCCGTGACCCGCGGCACGCCGCGACCGTGCACGACCTGGTGCGCCGGGTGCGCGCCCAGCGGCCCGGCCTGCGGGTGGAGACCGGGTTCCTGGACTTCAACGTGCCGTCCGTCGGCGCGGTGCTCGAGTCCCTGGACGCGGAGGGGGTGCGTGACGTGGTCGCGCTGCCGCTGCTGCTGACCCGCGCCTTCCACGCCAAGGCGGACATCCCCGCGGTGCTGGCCGAGGCCCCGCCGCGGCTGCGGATCCGCCAGGCCGAGGTGCTGGGTCCGTCCCCGCTGCTGCTGGCGGCCCTGGAACGCCGGCTGTACGAGGCGGGTCTGACGCCCGCCGACAAGCCCTCGACCGGGGTCGTGCTGGCCTCGGCGGGGTCCTCCGACCCGGAGGCGATCGCAGTGATCGCAGACGTCGCGCGGGAGTGGCGGCACACCGGTTGGTGCGCCGTGCGGCCTGCGTTCGCCTCCGCATCCCTTCCCCGCACCGAACAGGCGGTGCGGGAACTGCGGGAACTCGGCTGCCCCCGCGTCGCCGTCGCGCCGTACGTGCTGGCGCCGGGCCGGCTGCCGGACCGGATCGCCCGGGGCGCGGCCGGCGCGGACGTCCTGGCGGACGTGCTGGGCCCGTCGCCGGAGGTCGCCCGGGTGCTCCTGGAGCGCTACGACGCGGCGCGGACGCCGTCGCTCCAGGCGCTGGGCGCCTGAGCCGGGCGGCTCAGGTCCCGGTCATCTCCACCAGCCTGCGCACCGTGTTCCAGTTGCGGCTGGTGGCGACGACGCCCTTGCTCAGGCGCGGCTTGGACAGGTGGTCGGCGAGCCCGGAGCGGCCGAGGCCGTCGGGGACGTACAGGTAGAGAGCGCGGTCGCCGAGGCGGAACTCCTCCGGGAGGTACGCCTGCCGGTCGATCTCCGCGAACCGCTCGTCGGTGACGGGTGCGGAGAAGTAGGTGACGTGGAGCTGCTTCGGCTCCAGCTCGCCGGCCGGGAAGGGGCAGGCCTCGACGACGCCCTTCAGATAGGCGTGGTCGCGCACGATCACGTCCACGTCGAAGCCGAACCGCCGGGCGAGCGCCCCGGACAGCTCGGCGGCCAGCGACTCCTCGTCGCCGTGGCCTGCGGTGAACGCCGCCTGGCCGCTCTGCAGGTACGTGCGTACGTCCTCGTGACCGAGGCTCTCCAGCAGGCCGCGCAGCTCGGCCATCGGGACCTTCCGCCCGCCGCCCACGTTGATGCCGCGCAGCAGCGCCGCGTATCTCGTCGCCATGGCCCCGACTGTAGTGGGGCCGTCGTGCCCCGTGGGGGCGGGCACGACGGCCGGGGCCCGCGCACGGCGGGCCCCGCCGCTCCGGCCGGCGGGCCGGGCCCGGAGCAGCCTGAGAACACCGCTGTGACGTGACGAGCGGGATCCGGTGCCGCACGCGCGGCCCCCACCGGCCCCGATGTCCGGTCCCCGTCCCCGGCCCTGATCCACCGTCCCGGTGTCCCGGACATGTGTAGGGGGCCACGTCCTCCCCAGTGGGGAGGGGGGCCGGGCCGGTGGGATGAGTGCGGGCCCCGCGGCTTCACCGGACAGCACGACGAGACGCGCCCGCCCGGCCCATACCTTCGGAACGTCAGGTGG from Streptomyces sp. DH-12 carries:
- a CDS encoding ABC transporter ATP-binding protein, which gives rise to MATTLAKAADGTQSATHAARIEHVSKSFAGPAGQQLVLDDISLDVAPGEFVTLLGASGCGKSTLLNLVAGLDRPTAGAITTDGRPALMFQEHALFPWLTAGKNIELALKLRGAPKNERRERAEQLLELVRLGGAHGKRVHELSGGMRQRVALARALAQESRLLLMDEPFAALDAITRDVLHDELTRIWRETGLSVLFVTHNVREAVRLAQRVILLSSRPGRIARQWTVDIPHPRRIEDTAVAELSVEITEQLRGEIRRHGQH
- a CDS encoding ABC transporter permease — translated: MASTDTTTPGDTGDLAGLEAGLDALETVQTTRKPLRQTLTQKVLPPVVAVALVLAVWQSLITFEVVDDPTKLPAPADVWHVLEKAWLQGELLGYIWTSVSRGLLGFCLALLIATPLGLLLARVRLIRAAIGPILSGLQSLPSVAWVPPAVIWLGLNNQMMYAVILLGAVPSIANGLLSGVDQVPPLFQRAGRTLGATGLKGTWHITLPAALPGYVAGLKQGWAFSWRSLMAAEIIASFPDLGVGLGQLLENGRNASDMAMVFEAILLILTVGIAIDLLIFSPLERRVLRTRGLLVKS
- a CDS encoding sirohydrochlorin chelatase, whose amino-acid sequence is MLRRPVLLVVAHGSRDPRHAATVHDLVRRVRAQRPGLRVETGFLDFNVPSVGAVLESLDAEGVRDVVALPLLLTRAFHAKADIPAVLAEAPPRLRIRQAEVLGPSPLLLAALERRLYEAGLTPADKPSTGVVLASAGSSDPEAIAVIADVAREWRHTGWCAVRPAFASASLPRTEQAVRELRELGCPRVAVAPYVLAPGRLPDRIARGAAGADVLADVLGPSPEVARVLLERYDAARTPSLQALGA
- a CDS encoding DUF1697 domain-containing protein, which produces MATRYAALLRGINVGGGRKVPMAELRGLLESLGHEDVRTYLQSGQAAFTAGHGDEESLAAELSGALARRFGFDVDVIVRDHAYLKGVVEACPFPAGELEPKQLHVTYFSAPVTDERFAEIDRQAYLPEEFRLGDRALYLYVPDGLGRSGLADHLSKPRLSKGVVATSRNWNTVRRLVEMTGT